A genomic segment from Tuwongella immobilis encodes:
- a CDS encoding RNA polymerase sigma factor, which produces MNTLDVKPDGQPPSMGDGSIAMEQVLISTFAELRDELVSTLVFILGNREDAQDVAQDTFLKCWRNREALSQVLNLRAWIFRVGLNAARDHQRSAWNRRAKPFSGEESMLVGRDLAPGQLLEDQESLSRLREAIGQLRQEEQEVFLLRQNGGLTYEQIAEIRQSPVGTVKTQMRSALQKLRSVLN; this is translated from the coding sequence ATGAATACGCTCGACGTCAAACCGGACGGCCAACCCCCATCGATGGGAGATGGTTCCATCGCCATGGAACAGGTGCTGATATCGACGTTCGCCGAACTGCGCGACGAGCTGGTAAGTACGCTCGTCTTTATCTTGGGCAACCGGGAGGATGCTCAAGATGTCGCCCAGGATACGTTCCTGAAGTGCTGGCGCAATCGGGAGGCACTTTCGCAGGTGTTGAATCTGCGTGCGTGGATCTTTCGCGTGGGGCTGAACGCGGCACGCGATCATCAACGAAGCGCCTGGAATCGTCGAGCGAAACCCTTCTCGGGAGAAGAATCCATGCTCGTCGGACGCGATCTAGCCCCGGGACAACTCCTGGAGGATCAAGAATCCTTATCCCGACTGCGCGAGGCAATCGGGCAGTTACGCCAGGAAGAACAAGAAGTCTTCTTATTGCGCCAAAACGGCGGACTCACCTACGAACAAATCGCGGAGATCCGTCAAAGCCCCGTGGGCACCGTCAAAACTCAAATGCGTTCCGCGCTTCAAAAACTCCGCAGTGTTTTGAACTAA
- a CDS encoding COG1361 family protein, whose product MSSVMRQQGIRLAIASVVTLGLIGCFGMTQNPSHFPYLLPTGDIIRTHAKPPGKGYFSDFDPAAKRLMVTPEQSFQPIGTHQVFIATVLDADGKPRRKRRVEWILEGEGSIIEVDESGYFAGRGYKHDNRYAVSYTDYTEHRISRGNSDPSDDFTILPGQTWCVVSSAVPGQTSLTVYAPEIHNWENHKVIVRTMWVDAICEFPPDAAVRVGTDQILSTRVLRKADQRPLPGYRVRYSIVEGSPTQLVGNAANIKEPGPGVFETVSDQSGLATIRLAQRTQGSSKAEPGQTMLRIEVIREADGVVVGMAERKIEWQGAQLKLALSTPRSASLNDDVSMTLSVLNVGQVSSTPATLRMFVPAGVQVLGTLPATRQEGNQLLWELPSIPGQGQEMIHVKVKPTKPGPMKFDVVANANNNDMAKISESVEVLQARIQMSREGPTVGVVGEEIPIRIKVANTGTGPVTDIEVQCKYDPGLTHTSQKNPAVAKIAKLEPGQIEDLIIRLRANDVGKHNIRFFARAANSLTAETDPLAIDVRKAGLMLTSEATPRAYLQQEIAWQIRVKNDGELPLTNVLVRGEWPDEVVYLRANLDGKTGKNVTQWVLGELKPGEERTVVASGRAMKLTPNATLRAIVTADPLMTPGAPARPAKLDGTGQITKQMDRTVEVLGVPSVQVEVKDRDDPLTVGQRTTYTITVKNTGTLAATGIQIVANVPPQMRAVRGSGPTEGRNEGNLVQFGTIDQLPPNQQATFQVEVEATAAGDARFRVEARGPTLNQPVKVEEATRILPATGR is encoded by the coding sequence ATGTCCAGCGTGATGAGACAGCAAGGAATCCGCTTGGCGATTGCCAGTGTTGTTACCCTCGGCCTGATTGGCTGCTTCGGGATGACACAAAATCCCAGCCATTTCCCGTATTTGCTCCCCACCGGGGACATCATTCGCACCCATGCCAAGCCGCCCGGGAAGGGGTACTTTTCGGATTTCGATCCCGCGGCTAAGCGCCTGATGGTCACTCCCGAGCAATCGTTCCAGCCCATTGGCACGCATCAAGTGTTTATTGCCACGGTGTTAGATGCCGATGGAAAACCGCGTCGCAAGCGCCGGGTGGAATGGATTCTGGAAGGGGAAGGCAGCATCATCGAAGTCGATGAAAGCGGCTACTTTGCAGGACGCGGCTACAAGCATGACAATCGCTATGCCGTGAGTTATACCGATTACACCGAACATCGCATCTCGCGCGGGAATTCCGATCCCAGCGATGATTTCACGATTCTGCCCGGCCAAACCTGGTGCGTGGTGAGTTCGGCGGTGCCCGGTCAGACGAGTTTGACCGTCTACGCGCCGGAAATTCACAATTGGGAAAATCATAAAGTCATCGTGCGGACGATGTGGGTGGACGCGATTTGCGAGTTTCCGCCCGATGCCGCCGTGCGCGTGGGGACCGACCAGATTCTCTCGACCCGCGTGCTTCGCAAGGCGGACCAGCGACCGTTGCCCGGCTACCGCGTGCGTTACAGCATTGTCGAGGGGAGCCCCACGCAATTGGTGGGCAACGCCGCCAACATCAAAGAGCCTGGCCCCGGCGTCTTCGAGACCGTCAGCGATCAATCCGGGTTGGCCACGATTCGACTCGCCCAGCGCACTCAAGGCTCCTCCAAAGCGGAGCCAGGGCAGACCATGCTGCGAATCGAGGTGATTCGTGAGGCCGACGGGGTCGTCGTCGGCATGGCGGAGCGCAAAATCGAATGGCAGGGTGCCCAACTGAAACTCGCGCTCTCCACTCCCCGCAGCGCCAGCCTGAACGATGATGTCTCCATGACCTTGTCGGTGCTAAACGTGGGGCAGGTGAGTTCAACACCCGCGACGCTTCGCATGTTTGTCCCAGCGGGCGTGCAAGTGCTGGGCACACTCCCGGCGACGCGCCAAGAAGGAAACCAACTGCTGTGGGAACTCCCCTCGATTCCTGGTCAGGGGCAGGAAATGATCCACGTGAAGGTGAAACCGACCAAACCGGGACCCATGAAGTTCGACGTGGTTGCGAATGCGAATAATAACGATATGGCGAAAATTAGCGAATCGGTTGAGGTGCTGCAGGCGCGCATCCAGATGAGCCGCGAAGGGCCGACGGTGGGCGTTGTTGGCGAAGAGATTCCAATTCGCATCAAGGTAGCGAATACTGGCACCGGGCCAGTCACCGATATTGAAGTGCAATGCAAGTACGATCCCGGTCTGACTCATACCAGTCAGAAGAATCCGGCCGTGGCCAAAATCGCCAAGCTGGAACCCGGACAGATTGAAGACTTAATCATCCGATTGCGTGCGAATGATGTCGGCAAACACAATATCCGCTTCTTCGCCCGAGCCGCCAACAGTTTGACCGCGGAAACCGACCCGTTGGCCATCGATGTGCGGAAGGCCGGATTGATGCTCACCAGCGAAGCGACGCCGCGGGCATACCTGCAGCAGGAAATCGCCTGGCAAATTCGCGTCAAAAACGATGGCGAGCTGCCATTGACCAACGTGCTGGTGCGGGGCGAATGGCCGGATGAGGTGGTGTATCTGCGGGCGAATCTGGACGGAAAAACCGGGAAAAATGTGACGCAGTGGGTCTTGGGCGAACTCAAGCCCGGCGAGGAACGAACCGTCGTGGCATCCGGTCGGGCCATGAAGCTGACACCGAATGCGACACTCCGCGCGATTGTGACCGCCGATCCGCTCATGACTCCAGGTGCACCGGCTCGACCGGCGAAGCTGGACGGCACGGGGCAGATTACCAAGCAAATGGATCGCACGGTTGAAGTCTTGGGCGTGCCATCGGTGCAGGTGGAAGTCAAAGATCGCGATGACCCGCTGACTGTGGGACAACGCACCACCTACACGATCACGGTGAAAAATACCGGGACGTTGGCAGCCACGGGAATCCAAATCGTGGCAAATGTGCCACCGCAAATGCGAGCCGTGCGCGGTTCGGGGCCGACGGAAGGGCGAAACGAAGGGAACCTGGTGCAATTCGGGACCATCGATCAGCTTCCGCCGAATCAGCAAGCGACGTTCCAAGTCGAGGTCGAAGCGACGGCTGCCGGTGATGCCCGATTCCGAGTCGAGGCACGAGGCCCGACACTGAATCAACCGGTGAAAGTGGAAGAAGCGACGCGGATTTTGCCCGCGACCGGCCGGTAA